A window of Thunnus thynnus chromosome 17, fThuThy2.1, whole genome shotgun sequence contains these coding sequences:
- the atad5a gene encoding ATPase family AAA domain-containing protein 5: MAGVVAMASVIEDFDTQPCKKSRKDGGSPVVKTITNYFSPVPKPVEKPFSPPRSNNIRDYFSQKSLSSKVKTSSPEQSKENCQKSQSAEKHTSPEAIVKQPSQKRRRKVTKAARKLVEAETFSLAEETSCVIVEESHESRDCAAEPASSCGILGSDTAALLAQLSAEASITAVTSEMKATKTVCVEQDEHHDDGSKCGNHGKHEPELKSIALSPVVPSNDKAKLVKTAARNTRKSQQQEAKYSEPEEKEAEKSFCDVSMEVNVDEASQLNNSTVTISFEEFVRSQSQEDIEDEQGKGDESKITTEAEEMDTEQLDIPKAEENVGSGEPPLQVSPRTVTIQAEVHVVSPKQEAVKPVGKVASIFNRRRGAMSPADVASPPHTEAGHQLPPTSLTVKRKSNVVLQEEDLELAVLESESTPKCSEAEKKQFMAAFKQPSLDGSKTKPGKSQAKQRQPEEKTVDAAEKVAEEDTVIPSPVEQVSAAPQEKKVAKKKPGRKGGKKGEAEKEAVTTSPAVGPAAPPAEEMVATNSEVDDKREEPPITSTPSIPAVRRSRREAVVRQTPKATPTTPIRNTKKQDKLKDAAASPQDTPVKMSTPKTCKSKHGVFVAEMVCPPDKKESPIRIKFTRVHQNVKVSKNGSGINSPLATKTSNDSKKRKQAKKLVEKAIAIQKSKITAVEQKSTLRRSSRTEASITKSYCEDEDSVICLEEDQTATPQTVPEKGKTQKHLRSLNDVLGKAAPVGKETKAPPGSKVASLGQEKTARRVSVVVSIFDESSREGSENSQDDEQFRARREFLKSGLPESFRKQIAKTAATKEAYTLSCSSFQPVIHMRQSPNDCPLWSLPWPESSLLCHLKELWSQASNLPLSVSGSFCLKTEPSPRAFCERGSGWRPEISESVRQLLMEDISTSNSPFPLQMFMTRFLKRRTDHQQHCTASEATTRVTSTSLSAEPVGGKRKRMDDDGVMTVKVAKKQRADCSEENISMSEVEPTKRGGRTRRGRRPKLEEEEKEKTKLSLKTAPNPSEDDSVVVLDDLLLEEDTMIKDVVKEELLWTDKYQPQHPSDIIGNTASVRRLHSWLREWKLRADREERNKQKDKKQEEGSNDSDWDCEEGDSQDGEDMLCNTVLITGPTGVGKTAAVYACAQELGFKVFEVNASSQRSGRLILSQLKEATQSHQVDSQGVNAHKPTYFNSYSAGTARHGSSPRKVNSPRRVVSSPRKNPQSPRGAKRSGLAPTSLANFFKMGRPANKEPPNTKKNEQKAASNKVMKANEGNNKHKDATVKSPACATPKEKNNEEQSKKTATSLILFEEVDVIFDDDSGFLAAIKTFMTTTKRPVILTTSDPTFSTMFDGNFEEIHFKTPSVSNASSYLRLLCLAEDMRTDVSDVNSLLRLNGCDIRQSLLQLQYWTRSAGGRHITRPLAHTGKNDELKPETHGEAAGNTSVCAVTDPSTLPPCDTGCTESMLGLLNTEPERDIWELLRSQSLVEEAACWEMLKESSRREVNLLYSNMEALLPLPLTQMTTSTHRPEQCVSVSQDHSSVDAKEVPSTSLQSDTLPSHARLLHTAESAECSDDGSPVKVSHGMRKNKKRHRLPDQDGLQSDSDSEESFQSLYKPQGAPEAKEEIKESLVSEKVKRKPLTPEERVKSLPVSQGLESIADFLDNISFMDASLLHPEGGDIHRRMLPVSAVVKDGMTDEARFDIDRGSWVRGERNLDIQAAVEALSFHKCRVSVAEAWDKAQQLERELGKEAAAELSLPVVHHKEGYSFTQDSPCQPQLVQRRREVMESLMFRGVFGTLGNRSAAALDYLPALRTICRSEQLKEQGKLKRRFLHYLDANHLGLEKSTLQHLAEDFP, from the exons ATGGCTGGTGTTGTGGCTATGGCATCTGTCATTGAGGACTTTGACACCCAG CCTTGCAAGAAGTCTCGCAAAGATGGTGGCAGTCCTGTTGTCAAGACAATCACAAACTATTTCTCTCCGGTGCCCAAGCCCGTGGAGAaacctttctctcctcctcgcTCCAACAACATCAGGGACTACTTTAGCCAAAAGTCTCTGTCTTCTAAAGTAAAGACCAGCTCACCAGAACAGTCTAAAGAGAACTGTCAGAAGTCCCAGtctgcagaaaaacacaccagCCCAGAGGCCATAGTGAAACAGCCATCtcagaaaaggagaagaaaggtCACCAAAGCTGCAAGGAAGCTTGTTGAGGCTGAAACCTTTAGCCTCGCTGAGGAGACAAGCTGTGTGATTGTAGAAGAATCACATGAAAGCAGAGACTGTGCAGCAGAACCAGCCAGCAGCTGTGGTATTCTTGGCAGCGATACAGCAGCTCTGCTGGCCCAGCTTAGTGCTGAGGCCTCTATCACTGCTGTAACATCAGAGATGAAGGCAACCAAGACTGTCTGTGTTGAACAAGATGAACATCATGATGATGGTTCCAAATGTGGTAaccatggcaaacatgaaccAGAACTGAAGAGTATTGCCTTATCTCCAGTTGTACCTTCAAATGACAAAGCTAAATTGGTCAAAACTGCTGCACGAAATACTAGGAAGAGTCAGCAACAGGAGGCAAAGTATTCAGAACCAGaggagaaagaggcagaaaagtCCTTCTGTGATGTTAGCATGGAGGTTAATGTGGATGAGGCGTCTCAGTTAAACAACAGCACAGTGACTATCTCCTTTGAAGAGTTTGTGCGGAGTCAGAGCCAAGAAGACATAGAAGATGAACAGGGTAAAGGAGATGAAAGTAAAATCACAACAGAGGCTGAGGAAATGGACACTGAGCAGTTGGACATCCCAAAAGCGGAAGAAAATGTGGGTTCTGGGGAGCCTCCTCTTCAGGTCTCGCCCCGAACCGTCACCATCCAGGCTGAAGTGCATGTAGTCTCACCCAAACAGGAAGCAGTCAAGCCTGTGGGAAAGGTAGCCTCTATCTTCAACAGGAGAAGAGGAGCGATGAGCCCTGCAGATGTAGCGTCGCCCCCTCACACAGAGGCTGGACACCAACTTCCACCTACCTCTTTGACTGTCAAACGGAAATCCAATGTGGTTTTGCAAGAGGAAGATCTAGAGCTGGCTGTGCTTGAGAGTGAGTCTACACCAAAGTGCAGTGAGGCAGAGAAGAAGCAGTTCATGGCTGCCTTCAAACAGCCCAGCCTGGATGGGTCCAAAACCAAGCCTGGTAAGAGTCAGGCTAAGCAGAGGCAACCTGAAGAGAAGACTGTGGATGCTGCAGAAAAAGTTGCCGAAGAGGACACTGTAATTCCATCCCCTGTTGAGCAAGTCTCTGCTGCCCCTCAGGAAAAGAAGGTAGCTAAAAAGAAACCAGGAAGAAAAGGCGGAAAGAAGGGTGAAGCAGAAAAGGAAGCAGTCACCACCTCACCTGCTGTTGGACCTGCTGCTCCTCCCGCAGAAGAAATGGTGGCCACCAACTCTGAAGTTGATGATAAAAGAGAGGAGCCTCCAATCACCTCAACTCCCTCCATCCCAGCTGTGAGGAGGTCTAGAAGAGAGGCTGTTGTCAGGCAAACCCCTAAGGCCACACCAACAACTCCTATTAGGAACACCAAGAAACAAGACAAGTTAAAGGATGCTGCTGCTTCACCTCAGGACACCCCTGTAAAGATGTCCACCCCAAAGACATGCAAGTCCAAACATGGAGTCTTTGTAGCAGAGATGGTGTGCCCAcctgacaaaaaagaaagtcCAATCAG GATTAAATTTACTAGAGTCCACCAAAATGTTAAAGTGTCCAAGAATGGAAGTGGCATAAACTCTCCTTTGGCTACTAAA ACATCAAATGACTCTAAAAAAAGGAAGCAGGCAAAGAAGTTGGTGGAGAAAGCCATTGCGATTCAGAAGAGTAAGATAACTGCTGTTGAGCAGAAGAGCACCTTAAGGCGTTCGTCACGAACTGAGGCTTCCATCACGAAGAGTTACTGTGAAGATGAG GATTCTGTCATCTGCCTGGAGGAGGACCAGACCGCAACTCCTCAGACGGTACCAGAAAAGGGTAAAACCCAGAAGCATTTACGCAGTCTAAATGATGTGCTAGGCAAAGCTGCACCTGTTGGCAAAGAGACCAAGGCGCCCCCAG GCTCCAAAGTGGCATCGCTTGGCCAAGAGAAGACTGCTCGGAGGGTGTCAGTGGTGGTGTCTATCTTTGATGAGAGCAGCCGTGAGGGCTCTGAAAACTCCCAGGATGATGAGCAGTTCAGGGCACGCAGAGAGTTCTTGAAGAGCGGCCTGCCGGAGTCCTTCAGGAAGCAGATAGCCAAGACCGCTGCCACTAAGGAGGCATACaccctctcctgctcctccttccAACCAGTTATACACATGAGGCAATCACCAAATG ATTGCCCTCTATGGAGTCTACCATGGCCTGAGTCTTCATTACTGTGTCATTTGAAAGAGCTTTGGAGCCAAGCGTCCAACCTACCTCTATCTGTTAGTGGCTCCTTCTGTTTGAAGACGGAACCATCCCCAAGAGCCTTTTGTGAAAGG GGTTCTGGCTGGAGGCCTGAGATCTCTGAAAGTGTTCGTCAGCTTTTAATGGAGGACATCAGCACCTCCAACTCTCCCTTCCCTCTTCAGATGTTTATGACTCGCTTCTTGAAGAGACGCACTGATCACCAGCAGCACTGCACAGCCTCGG AGGCTACAACCAGAGTCACAAGCACCTCATTGTCAGCTGAACCAGTAGGAGGGAAAAGGAAGAGAATGGATGATGACGGAGTAATGACAGTAAAAGTGGCTAAGAAGCAGCGGGCCGACTGTTCAGAAGAGAATATCTCCATGTCTGAGGTAGAGCCAACGAAAAGGGGAGGCCGTACAAGACGAGGCAGGAGACCCAAGctagaggaggaagaaaaagagaagactAAGCTCTCACTCAAAACTGCTCCCAACCCGTCTGAAGACGACTCTGTAGTTGTGCTGGATGACTTGCTTTTGGAAGAGGACACTATGATAAAAG ATGTAGTGAAGGAGGAGTTGTTGTGGACGGACAAATATCAGCCCCAGCACCCCAGTGACATCATAGGCAACACCGCCTCAGTAAGGAGGCTGCACAG TTGGCTGAGGGAGTGGAAACTCCGTGCAGACCGAGAAGAGAGAAATAAGCAGAAAGATAAGAAACAAGAGGAAGGCAGCAATG ACTCTGACTGGGACTGTGAAGAAGGGGATTCTCAGGATGGAGAGGACATGTTGTGTAATACAGTGCTTATCACAGGACCCACTGGAGTAGGAAAGACTGCTGCAGTCTATGCTTGTGCCCAGGAGCTTGGCTTCAAG GTATTTGAGGTGAATGCTTCATCTCAGCGGAGTGGCCGTCTAATTCTGTCCCAGCTGAAGGAAGCCACTCAGTCACACCAGGTGGACAGTCAGGGGGTCAACGCCCACAAACCCACCTACTTCAACAGCTACAGCGCTGGCACCGCCAGGCACGGATCCTCTCCCA GGAAGGTTAACTCTCCTCGCAGGGTGGTTTCCTCTCCCAGGAAAAATCCCCAGTCGCCAAGAGGTGCCAAAAGAAGCGGCCTGGCTCCCACCTCTTTAGCTAACTTCTTCAAAATGGGCCGACCCGCCAACAAGGAGCCACCAAACACTAAGAAGAATGAACAAAAGG CTGCTTCCAACAAAGTCATGAAAGCAAATGAAGGTAACAATAAGCATAAAGATGCCACTGTAAAATCACCAGCATGTGCCACACCTAAGGAGAAGAATAATGAAGAACAGAGCAAGAAGACAGCTACCTCGCTCATCCTGTTTGAAGAAGTGGATGTTATTTTTGACGATGACTCAGGGTTTCTAGCTGCCATAAAGACATTCATGACCACTACCAAGAGGCCAGTCATCCTCACTACCAGCG ATCCTACTTTCAGCACCATGTTTGATGGCAACTTTGAAGAGATCCATTTCAAAACGCCCTCAGTG TCGAATGCGAGCAGCTACCTGCGCCTGTTGTGTCTGGCTGAGGACATGAGGACAGATGTATCAGATGTCAACTCTCTGCTCAGACTCAATGGCTGTGACATCAGGCAAAGCTTACTGCAGCTGCAGTACTGGACTCGCAGTGCAGGGGGGCGCCACATAACCAGGCCATTGGCACACACTGGCAAAAATG ATGAACTAAAACCAGAGACTCATGGAGAGGCAGCAGGCAACAcgtctgtgtgtgcagtgacTGACCCGTCCACTCTACCTCCCTGTGACACTGGCTGCACTGAGAGCATGCTGGGCCTGCTGAATACTGAACCTGAGAGAGACATCTGGGAGCTGCTCAGG AGCCAGAGTCTGGTGGAGGAGGCAGCATGCTGGGAAATGCTGAAGGAGAGCAGTCGACGAGAAGTGAACCTGCTCTATTCAAACATGGAAGCCCTCTTACCTTTACCCCTCACACAGATGACTACTTCCACCCACAGACCTGAGCAATGTGTTTCTGTATCACAAGACCATTCTTCTGTCGATGCAAAAGAGGTGCCGTCCACCAGTCTGCAGTCTGACACGCTGCCATCCCACGCCAGGTTATTGCACACAGCAGAGTCAGCTGAATGCTCAGATGATGGCAGTCCAGTCAAAGTGTCCCACGGAATGAGGAAGAACAAGAAGAGGCACCGCCTACCTGACCAGGATGGACTGCAGTCTGACTCAGACTCAGAGGAGAGTTTTCAATCACTCTACAAGCCGCAGGGTGCCCCTgaagcaaaggaggaaatcaaaGAGAGTTTAGTTTCAGAGAAGGTGAAAAGGAAGCCACTGACTCCTGAGGAGCGGGTAAAAAGTCTCCCAGTTTCTCAGGGTCTAGAATCAATAGCTGACTTTTTAGACAACATATCCTTTATGGATGCCTCCTTGCTTCACCCAGAAGGGGGGGACATTCACAGAAGAATGTTACCAGTCTCTGCAGTGGTGAAAGACGGGATGACAGATGAGGCAAGGTTTGATATTGACAGAGGGAGCTGGGTGAGGGGAGAGCGCAACTTGGACATCCAGGCTGCTGTGGAGGCTCTGAGCTTCCACAAGTGTCGGGTTTCAGTGGCGGAGGCCTGGGACAAAGCTCAACAACTAGAAAGAGAGCTGGGAAAGGAGGCAGCAGCTGAACTCAGCCTCCCTGTGGTGCATCATAAAGAAGGTTACAGCTTCACTCAGGACAGCCCCTGTCAACCACA GCTGGTGCAGCGGAGGAGAGAAGTTATGGAGAGTCTGATGTTCAGAGGAGTGTTTGGTACTCTGGGCAACAGATCAGCAGCTGCTCTGGACTACTTGCCAGCCCTGCGAACTATCTGCAGGTCAGAGCAGCTCAAGGAGCAGGGCAAGCTCAAACGAAG gTTCCTGCACTACCTAGATGCGAACCATCTGGGTCTTGAAAAGAGCACTCTACAACACCTCGCTGAAGACTTCCCCTAA
- the adap2 gene encoding arf-GAP with dual PH domain-containing protein 1 isoform X2, with product MANSERNKKILLELLKLPDNSVCADCGVPDPDWASYKLGLFVCLNCSGVHRSLSNRVKSIKLDFWEDELVEFMKSNGNASARALYEKAVPAYYYRPQQNDCAVLREQWIRAKYERTEFTGETKYPPLSYTTGFFEGMLWKKGKENTQFLKRKFVLSEREFTLTYYNKENESKGPKAVIPIKDLNATFQPEKIGHPHGLQLTYQDDNHTRSLYVYHESPEEIVTWYNAIRAARYAYLKTAYPTGSDEELIPKITRNYLKEGYMEKTGPLDAEELGVIFIGTENSGYSVKECVPKHTRGNKWNYGVSVETPERQFVFMCEQEREQKEWLNALRQVLSRPMAPQDYTIEANIRYKR from the exons ATGGCAAACAGTGAGCGAAACAAAAAGATCTTACTGGAACTACTGAAACTGCCGGACAACAGTGTGTGCGCTGACTGCGGTGTGCCTG ATCCGGACTGGGCGTCCTACAAGCTGggcttgtttgtgtgtctgaactgCTCTGGCGTCCATCGCAGCCTGTCCAACCGGGTCAAATCCATAAAACTGGACTTTTGGGAAGATGAGCTGGTGGAG TTCATGAAATCCAATGGCAACGCCAGTGCCCGAGCTCTGTACGAGAAAGCTGTTCCAGCTTATTACTACCGGCCCCAACAAAATGACTGTGC TGTTTTGAGAGAGCAGTGGATTCGGGCCAAATATGAAAGGACGGAATTCACAGGAGAAACCAAGTATCCACCTCTCTCTTATACCACAG GTTTCTTTGAAGGGATGCTGTggaagaaagggaaagagaacACGCAGTTTTTAAAGAGGAAGTTTGTGCTGTCAGAGAGAGAATTTACTCTGACCTACTACAACAAGGAAAAT GAGTCCAAAGGCCCTAAAGCTGTAATCCCTATCAAGGACCTGAATGCCACCTTTCAGCCAGAGAAGATTGGTCATCCTCACGGGCTGCAGCTCACCTACCAAGACGACAATCACACCAGGAGCCTCTATGTTTATCACGAGAGTCCTGAG GAAATAGTCACATGGTACAACGCCATCCGTGCCGCTCGCTACGCGTACCTGAAGACGGCGTACCCGACTGGAAGCGATGAAGAA CTGATACCAAAGATAACAAGAAACTACCTCAAAGAGGGATACATGGAAAAGACAGGGCCATTG GATGCGGAGGAGTTGGGCGTCATTTTCATCGGCACGGAGAACAGCGGTTACTCTGTGAAGGAGTGTGTCCCAAAGCATACTCGGGGAAACAAGTGGAATTATGGTGTTTCCGTTGAGACGCCTGAGCGACAGTTTGTCTTCATGTGCGAACAGGAGAGGGAGCAAAAAGAGTGGCTTAACGCCCTCAGACAGGTCCTGTCCAGGCCCATGGCACCGCAGGATTATACCA TTGAAGCAAACATCAGGTATAAAAGATGA
- the adap2 gene encoding arf-GAP with dual PH domain-containing protein 2 isoform X1, which produces MANSERNKKILLELLKLPDNSVCADCGVPDPDWASYKLGLFVCLNCSGVHRSLSNRVKSIKLDFWEDELVEFMKSNGNASARALYEKAVPAYYYRPQQNDCAVLREQWIRAKYERTEFTGETKYPPLSYTTGFFEGMLWKKGKENTQFLKRKFVLSEREFTLTYYNKENESKGPKAVIPIKDLNATFQPEKIGHPHGLQLTYQDDNHTRSLYVYHESPEEIVTWYNAIRAARYAYLKTAYPTGSDEELIPKITRNYLKEGYMEKTGPLQKEAFKKRWFILDSQNRKLFYFKGKLDAEELGVIFIGTENSGYSVKECVPKHTRGNKWNYGVSVETPERQFVFMCEQEREQKEWLNALRQVLSRPMAPQDYTIEANIRYKR; this is translated from the exons ATGGCAAACAGTGAGCGAAACAAAAAGATCTTACTGGAACTACTGAAACTGCCGGACAACAGTGTGTGCGCTGACTGCGGTGTGCCTG ATCCGGACTGGGCGTCCTACAAGCTGggcttgtttgtgtgtctgaactgCTCTGGCGTCCATCGCAGCCTGTCCAACCGGGTCAAATCCATAAAACTGGACTTTTGGGAAGATGAGCTGGTGGAG TTCATGAAATCCAATGGCAACGCCAGTGCCCGAGCTCTGTACGAGAAAGCTGTTCCAGCTTATTACTACCGGCCCCAACAAAATGACTGTGC TGTTTTGAGAGAGCAGTGGATTCGGGCCAAATATGAAAGGACGGAATTCACAGGAGAAACCAAGTATCCACCTCTCTCTTATACCACAG GTTTCTTTGAAGGGATGCTGTggaagaaagggaaagagaacACGCAGTTTTTAAAGAGGAAGTTTGTGCTGTCAGAGAGAGAATTTACTCTGACCTACTACAACAAGGAAAAT GAGTCCAAAGGCCCTAAAGCTGTAATCCCTATCAAGGACCTGAATGCCACCTTTCAGCCAGAGAAGATTGGTCATCCTCACGGGCTGCAGCTCACCTACCAAGACGACAATCACACCAGGAGCCTCTATGTTTATCACGAGAGTCCTGAG GAAATAGTCACATGGTACAACGCCATCCGTGCCGCTCGCTACGCGTACCTGAAGACGGCGTACCCGACTGGAAGCGATGAAGAA CTGATACCAAAGATAACAAGAAACTACCTCAAAGAGGGATACATGGAAAAGACAGGGCCATTG CAAAAGGAGGCATTCAAAAAGAGATGGTTTATTTTGGACTCCCAAAATAGGAAGTTGTTCTACTTCAAAGGCAAGCTG GATGCGGAGGAGTTGGGCGTCATTTTCATCGGCACGGAGAACAGCGGTTACTCTGTGAAGGAGTGTGTCCCAAAGCATACTCGGGGAAACAAGTGGAATTATGGTGTTTCCGTTGAGACGCCTGAGCGACAGTTTGTCTTCATGTGCGAACAGGAGAGGGAGCAAAAAGAGTGGCTTAACGCCCTCAGACAGGTCCTGTCCAGGCCCATGGCACCGCAGGATTATACCA TTGAAGCAAACATCAGGTATAAAAGATGA